The Paenibacillus uliginis N3/975 genome has a window encoding:
- a CDS encoding hydantoinase/oxoprolinase family protein produces the protein MERKKVRVGIDVGGTFTDAAVIDNETYEVIEKMKIPTTHHDEDGVAKGIVQILNKILASRGILPDDVTFIAHGTTQATNALLEGDVASVGIIGMGSGLDGLSARSESNPGDIELAPGKYLKTYHTYVDSKELKDEQIETAIDDLVKQGAEVIVASEAYSVDDPANELRVVEIANRKGIYATGGHEISQLYGLKTRTRTAVVNASLIPKMMETANMTEKSVKNANIKSQLMIMRCDGGVMSIDEVRKRPILTMLSGLAAGVAGALMYEKISDGIFFEVGGTSVDISVIKNGKVMIKNAQVGGHRTYLQSLDVRTLGIAGGSMIKVAGGKITDVGPRSAHIAGKEYEAFAKTEDIVNPKVKFVSPRQGDPAEYIILESENGKDYSYTLSGAANILGYIPEGDYAQGNKEAAVKAWEALAAHVGLSVEEAARQVMNIAIDKTMKTVNEMIEDYELDRSFVTLVGGGGSGAVLVPAMAERENMKSKIANNAPYVSTIGVALAMVKEQMERTVVNPTEEDIKRIRAEIMERIVKSGASEATVEVTIEIDSQKNILRAVATGSTELRSKDLGSEAMSDSEMAVIAAQSVDQSLESTKLAAKSGRWSLFASENMKKSFFGLIKKKSNAVSVLDREGVVRFKKANVQYTKLTKSQSQGKLSEFLDDNTIYSDANATIPKVFVFYKEKMLDLTGMQTKEQLMSILEIETEMLRGEDEMIVIAYQ, from the coding sequence ATGGAGAGAAAAAAAGTAAGGGTAGGCATTGATGTCGGGGGCACGTTTACGGACGCGGCTGTTATTGATAATGAAACGTATGAAGTTATAGAGAAAATGAAAATTCCGACCACTCACCACGATGAAGACGGCGTGGCGAAGGGGATCGTGCAAATTTTGAATAAAATTTTGGCTAGCCGGGGAATCCTGCCAGATGATGTAACGTTTATCGCTCACGGAACAACGCAAGCAACGAATGCGCTGCTAGAGGGGGACGTGGCATCTGTCGGTATTATCGGAATGGGTTCCGGTCTCGATGGTCTCAGTGCACGCTCGGAGTCCAACCCGGGTGATATTGAGCTCGCCCCAGGAAAGTATTTGAAGACGTATCATACGTATGTGGATTCCAAGGAATTAAAGGATGAGCAGATTGAAACGGCAATCGATGATCTTGTGAAGCAGGGGGCGGAAGTCATTGTGGCTTCCGAGGCCTACAGCGTAGATGACCCTGCGAACGAGCTGCGTGTCGTGGAAATTGCCAACCGTAAAGGGATTTATGCAACTGGCGGACATGAGATTTCCCAGCTTTATGGGCTTAAGACACGGACAAGAACAGCGGTCGTCAACGCTTCGCTCATACCGAAGATGATGGAGACGGCCAACATGACGGAGAAGTCCGTCAAGAACGCCAACATTAAATCACAGCTTATGATCATGCGTTGTGACGGCGGGGTTATGAGCATTGATGAGGTGCGCAAGCGGCCGATTCTGACGATGTTGTCCGGGTTGGCGGCCGGGGTGGCCGGTGCGCTCATGTATGAGAAAATCTCGGACGGCATTTTCTTCGAGGTCGGCGGTACCAGTGTCGACATTTCCGTGATCAAGAACGGTAAAGTTATGATCAAGAACGCTCAGGTAGGTGGACACCGGACTTACCTTCAATCGCTTGATGTGCGTACGCTTGGTATTGCGGGGGGCAGCATGATCAAAGTGGCGGGCGGCAAGATCACCGATGTAGGCCCGCGAAGCGCGCACATTGCCGGCAAGGAATATGAGGCTTTCGCTAAGACGGAGGATATTGTAAATCCCAAGGTGAAGTTTGTTAGCCCTCGGCAAGGTGACCCAGCAGAATACATTATCCTTGAGAGCGAGAACGGTAAAGATTACTCTTATACATTGTCCGGGGCAGCCAACATTCTTGGCTATATTCCGGAAGGCGATTATGCACAAGGGAATAAGGAAGCGGCGGTAAAGGCTTGGGAAGCGCTCGCTGCCCATGTCGGACTGAGTGTGGAAGAAGCCGCCAGACAGGTCATGAACATCGCAATCGATAAAACGATGAAGACGGTTAATGAAATGATTGAGGATTATGAACTGGACCGTTCTTTTGTTACGCTGGTAGGCGGCGGAGGTAGTGGCGCGGTTCTTGTTCCTGCGATGGCGGAGCGAGAAAACATGAAGAGCAAGATTGCCAACAATGCTCCGTACGTGTCCACGATCGGCGTGGCTCTGGCGATGGTAAAGGAACAGATGGAACGGACGGTTGTGAATCCGACGGAAGAGGATATTAAGCGGATCAGGGCCGAAATTATGGAGCGCATCGTTAAATCAGGTGCGAGCGAGGCTACGGTTGAGGTTACGATCGAGATTGACAGCCAGAAAAATATTTTGCGCGCTGTCGCTACAGGTTCGACCGAGCTCCGATCGAAAGATTTAGGCAGTGAGGCAATGTCTGATAGTGAGATGGCCGTCATCGCAGCCCAATCGGTGGATCAGTCGCTCGAATCGACGAAGCTTGCGGCGAAAAGCGGCCGCTGGAGTCTTTTTGCAAGTGAGAATATGAAGAAATCGTTCTTTGGTTTGATTAAGAAGAAGTCCAATGCGGTAAGCGTTCTGGACCGAGAAGGCGTTGTGCGTTTCAAGAAGGCCAACGTGCAGTACACGAAGCTTACCAAGTCCCAGTCTCAGGGCAAGCTTAGTGAGTTTTTGGACGATAACACGATATATTCGGATGCGAATGCAACGATTCCAAAGGTGTTTGTATTTTATAAGGAAAAAATGTTGGATTTGACAGGGATGCAGACGAAAGAGCAGCTCATGTCGATTCTGGAGATCGAGACGGAAATGCTGCGCGGGGAAGATGAAATGATCGTAATTGCTTATCAGTAG
- a CDS encoding citrate transporter, with product MTTLMWFQAIGILLVFLIFVGLMMTRKLPTILALPLMAVLFAVIAGVPWMSDDPETATIAKTILSAGSMRLSGAIAGLVFGAWFGQILNKVGITKSIIRKAAELAGDKPVLIAVLFFATASIIFSAAGGLGMVILVGTIVIPIMLTAGISQFVASIVVLSAVGVGALFNVSNWAVYVDVLGLSVAEIADYTLVAALPLIFISLAMIIFYIKRDGKGRKAWAMPNATGGEGKKVPTIALISPIVPVVLVFAFKLDIVPAVVIGALVTILLTWPKRPVHVLSSALVEGIQDIAGAMALMIGIGILLNSVMAPQVSSLISPLIEAVLPTNPIMYVLFFTLLSPLAIYRGPLNVWGLGSGIAALFVTAGMTPIAAMLALRVVSNVQAVSDPTNSHNVWVADFTKSDINEILKKTLPWMMVAVLISMLIGSFMVF from the coding sequence GTGACAACTTTAATGTGGTTTCAAGCCATCGGCATTTTACTCGTCTTCCTGATCTTTGTAGGATTGATGATGACTCGGAAACTTCCGACAATTCTGGCTTTGCCTTTAATGGCTGTATTGTTTGCGGTCATTGCGGGCGTTCCTTGGATGTCTGATGATCCGGAAACGGCTACAATAGCAAAAACGATTTTGTCAGCCGGATCTATGAGATTGTCTGGTGCGATTGCAGGCCTCGTGTTTGGTGCCTGGTTCGGACAGATTTTGAACAAAGTCGGTATTACAAAATCGATTATACGTAAAGCAGCTGAACTTGCCGGCGACAAACCGGTTCTGATCGCGGTCTTGTTCTTTGCGACCGCATCGATTATTTTCTCCGCAGCAGGCGGACTTGGTATGGTCATCTTGGTCGGTACGATCGTCATTCCGATCATGCTTACCGCAGGTATATCCCAGTTTGTCGCTTCGATCGTCGTTCTTTCGGCTGTCGGGGTGGGGGCTCTGTTTAACGTCTCCAACTGGGCTGTGTATGTGGACGTTCTCGGCCTTTCCGTTGCTGAGATTGCTGACTACACACTTGTAGCGGCTCTGCCACTTATATTTATTTCACTAGCCATGATTATTTTCTACATTAAAAGAGACGGCAAAGGCCGTAAGGCATGGGCTATGCCAAACGCTACTGGCGGAGAAGGAAAGAAAGTTCCAACCATTGCACTGATCAGCCCGATTGTACCGGTTGTTCTCGTATTTGCCTTTAAGCTCGATATCGTACCGGCGGTTGTTATCGGTGCTCTGGTAACCATTTTACTAACATGGCCTAAGCGTCCAGTTCACGTACTATCCAGTGCGCTGGTGGAAGGGATTCAGGACATTGCTGGAGCGATGGCGCTGATGATCGGTATCGGTATTCTCTTGAACTCTGTTATGGCGCCGCAGGTGTCGTCGCTCATCTCGCCTCTGATTGAAGCGGTTCTGCCGACGAACCCGATCATGTACGTTCTCTTCTTTACTCTCTTGTCACCACTCGCTATTTATCGTGGACCGCTGAACGTATGGGGCCTCGGAAGTGGTATTGCTGCCTTGTTCGTAACGGCTGGGATGACTCCGATTGCTGCGATGCTGGCGCTGCGTGTAGTGAGTAACGTGCAAGCGGTTTCTGACCCAACGAACTCGCACAACGTGTGGGTTGCAGACTTTACGAAGAGTGACATTAACGAAATTTTGAAAAAGACACTGCCTTGGATGATGGTTGCCGTACTCATTTCGATGCTGATCGGATCATTCATGGTCTTTTAA
- a CDS encoding FAD-dependent oxidoreductase: protein MESMQKYDVVVMGGGISGAMAAVAASSSGAKTLIVESHGFLGGTLTANGVGPMMTFHAGEKLAIQGYTNQLIERLKKLGKSPGHIFDTVGFTYSVTPFDAEAMKHELELMVTESGGEILYHTMLAGVKTENGRIVSITVCNKSGLSEIQGSVFIDGTGDGDLSVGAGAEFTKGRESDGAMQPMTLKMKMYNVDIPKVKEYIHSHPDDFPLYNGDTSIIEKAPRLSVGGFDSLFKEAKAKGEISIPRENILFFETNNPGEVIMNTTRILGHDATDAMSLSQAEMVGRKQCRELELFVRKYIPGFENAVVESTGPSIGVRGSRQIKGVYTLTVEDLMEQRLFEDTIAHSGYPVDIHSPDGEGTKHQKLEWGGMYSIPYSCMITESVRNLIVIGRCISATFEAQSAMRTTPTTGAIGHAGGVAAAIAAKSGVDVQDVNIKEVQQSLKEQGAFLEI from the coding sequence ATGGAGAGTATGCAAAAGTATGACGTTGTCGTAATGGGCGGAGGCATTTCCGGGGCGATGGCTGCGGTTGCGGCATCCAGCTCAGGGGCAAAAACATTGATTGTTGAATCCCACGGGTTTTTGGGAGGGACGCTTACCGCGAACGGCGTCGGTCCGATGATGACCTTTCATGCGGGTGAGAAGTTGGCGATACAGGGATATACCAATCAGTTGATTGAGCGCTTGAAGAAGCTGGGCAAATCACCGGGACATATTTTTGATACCGTCGGGTTTACGTATTCGGTAACTCCATTTGATGCGGAGGCCATGAAACATGAACTTGAGCTGATGGTGACCGAGAGCGGCGGAGAGATTTTGTATCACACGATGTTGGCAGGAGTGAAGACAGAGAATGGCCGGATCGTTAGCATAACAGTGTGCAACAAGTCGGGGCTGAGCGAAATTCAAGGATCCGTATTTATCGACGGTACGGGAGATGGAGACTTGTCTGTTGGAGCAGGTGCGGAGTTTACAAAGGGAAGAGAGTCCGACGGGGCGATGCAGCCGATGACTTTGAAGATGAAAATGTACAATGTGGACATTCCGAAGGTTAAAGAATACATCCATAGTCATCCCGATGATTTCCCACTGTACAACGGAGATACATCAATCATAGAGAAAGCGCCGCGACTGTCGGTTGGCGGGTTTGACAGCCTGTTCAAGGAAGCCAAGGCGAAGGGTGAAATCTCCATCCCGCGGGAAAATATCCTCTTCTTCGAGACGAACAATCCAGGTGAAGTCATCATGAACACGACCCGTATACTGGGTCATGACGCAACGGATGCGATGAGCCTGAGCCAGGCGGAGATGGTAGGTCGTAAACAATGCCGTGAGCTTGAACTGTTTGTTCGGAAGTACATTCCAGGCTTTGAGAACGCCGTGGTGGAATCGACCGGTCCAAGCATCGGTGTGCGCGGTTCCCGGCAGATTAAGGGAGTGTACACACTGACGGTTGAAGATTTGATGGAGCAGCGGTTGTTCGAGGATACCATTGCACATTCAGGTTACCCTGTTGATATTCACAGTCCGGACGGGGAAGGAACGAAGCATCAGAAGTTGGAGTGGGGCGGTATGTACAGCATTCCTTACTCCTGCATGATAACAGAGTCCGTAAGGAACCTGATCGTAATCGGACGTTGTATCTCGGCAACATTTGAAGCACAGTCTGCGATGAGAACGACACCGACAACAGGTGCCATCGGTCATGCCGGGGGTGTAGCGGCAGCGATTGCTGCCAAGAGCGGAGTTGACGTACAGGATGTCAATATCAAAGAAGTACAGCAGAGTCTTAAAGAGCAGGGTGCTTTTCTGGAAATTTAG
- a CDS encoding YobA family protein: MNKLIITVIMLLFSLSLIGYNPDTTAIEPGIEGYVVGKADDQILVVSSVPKDYSSTGGVKEFYNAIWFSNAPKDISIGQKVQVWYDMVLESYPGKSKAKQVSVVPSSQPEHANLTEPEVIRKALTSQGLSSAEVPVIKTVNYIAEKDIWIVHIKQGEAELNVQIIDEKQNSE, translated from the coding sequence TTGAATAAATTAATAATCACTGTAATCATGCTATTATTCAGCTTATCGTTAATCGGTTATAATCCGGATACGACTGCTATTGAACCGGGGATTGAAGGATATGTCGTAGGGAAAGCGGACGACCAGATCCTTGTCGTGAGCAGTGTGCCAAAGGATTACAGCTCAACAGGCGGTGTGAAAGAATTCTATAATGCGATCTGGTTTTCGAATGCTCCAAAAGACATTTCAATCGGCCAAAAGGTGCAGGTGTGGTACGATATGGTGCTGGAATCCTACCCGGGAAAATCGAAAGCTAAACAAGTTTCTGTTGTGCCAAGCAGTCAACCGGAACACGCAAACTTGACCGAGCCAGAGGTCATTCGTAAAGCTTTGACGTCACAAGGATTGAGTAGCGCAGAGGTTCCTGTTATAAAAACAGTAAATTATATTGCTGAAAAGGATATTTGGATTGTTCATATCAAACAAGGAGAAGCTGAATTGAACGTACAGATTATAGACGAAAAACAGAATTCGGAATGA
- a CDS encoding carbohydrate ABC transporter permease, producing the protein MAGKKKRKGNWIVNLVLGVICIMWLLPTLGLLVSSFRPAADIMQSGWWNVFPHQEWKTADTIKLSKDIDLREPIEVNGKTFSDDQLKSGVMAEDSRLIWQNRRAREISVQEQGWVGSSELTLDNYKNVISGKEYTIKNADGSETKDKGTGLSQAFWNTLTIAIPATVIPVLIASFAAYAFAWLRFPGRKTLFVLIIAMLVIPLQVALIPVLKDYTALGLNGTYLGIWLAHTAFGLPLVTYFMYNFISQLPKDLFESAFMDGANHFTIFSKLILPLSVPALASIGIFQFLWVWNDYLVSLIFIGNQPSVQVMSMKIADLVGSRGNDWHLLTSAAFISMLMPLSIFFLLQKYFVRGLMGGSVKG; encoded by the coding sequence ATGGCGGGCAAAAAGAAAAGAAAGGGCAATTGGATCGTCAATTTGGTCCTCGGCGTCATCTGCATCATGTGGCTGCTTCCGACTCTGGGACTGCTGGTCTCGTCGTTCCGTCCGGCGGCGGATATTATGCAATCCGGCTGGTGGAACGTGTTTCCGCATCAGGAATGGAAAACAGCGGATACGATCAAGCTCTCCAAGGATATCGATCTCCGGGAACCGATTGAAGTGAATGGGAAGACCTTCAGCGATGATCAGTTGAAATCGGGTGTCATGGCGGAAGACAGCCGCCTGATCTGGCAAAACCGGCGCGCTCGTGAAATCAGCGTGCAGGAGCAGGGCTGGGTGGGCAGCTCTGAGCTGACGCTGGACAACTATAAAAATGTGATCAGCGGCAAAGAGTATACGATTAAGAACGCCGACGGCAGCGAAACGAAGGACAAAGGCACGGGCTTGTCCCAGGCGTTCTGGAATACGCTGACGATTGCAATCCCGGCAACGGTTATTCCGGTGCTTATCGCATCCTTTGCGGCTTACGCCTTTGCCTGGCTGCGGTTTCCGGGACGCAAAACGCTGTTTGTCCTGATCATCGCGATGCTGGTCATTCCGCTTCAAGTCGCGCTCATTCCGGTGCTTAAGGATTACACCGCGCTCGGGCTGAACGGCACGTACCTGGGAATATGGCTGGCGCATACCGCTTTTGGTCTGCCGCTCGTTACCTATTTCATGTACAACTTTATCAGCCAGCTGCCGAAGGATCTATTCGAATCGGCTTTTATGGACGGTGCGAACCATTTTACGATCTTTAGTAAACTGATTCTTCCGCTGTCTGTTCCGGCCCTTGCTTCCATTGGGATTTTTCAATTTCTGTGGGTATGGAACGACTATCTGGTGTCGCTCATTTTCATCGGCAACCAGCCGAGCGTGCAGGTGATGTCCATGAAAATCGCCGATCTGGTCGGTTCCCGCGGCAACGACTGGCATCTGCTTACCTCAGCCGCTTTTATATCGATGCTCATGCCGCTCTCCATCTTCTTCCTGCTGCAGAAGTATTTCGTGCGCGGCTTGATGGGTGGTTCGGTGAAGGGCTAG
- a CDS encoding carbohydrate ABC transporter permease has protein sequence MNTQAKRGISLRAVLLFLGVVAANIVINGLIFMFFRDSTLNPLLTAFFAVLWGILGVYLIYYSLSWAVEQFPDMVRRRVLPYIFVGPAVIVLGWLLVLPALRTFYLSFFNASSDKFVGLGNYIAIFSDRLLATALRNNLLWVFVGTLFCVAFGLLIAILADRSSYERIAKSIIFMPMAISFVAAGVIWKFVYYYQPGDEQIGLLNAIVTAFGGEPQAWVSLLQPWNNFFLIMILIWMQTGFAMVIFSAAIKGVPEDILEAARVDGAGEIRIFFKIIIPFISTTILTVTTTIIVFTLKIFDVVMVMTGGQYGTEVVATQFYRQFFMYRNFGYGSTLAIVLLIAVLPVIYFNLRQFRKQGGF, from the coding sequence ATGAACACACAAGCCAAACGGGGGATCAGCCTCAGAGCAGTGCTGCTCTTTTTGGGCGTGGTCGCCGCCAACATCGTAATCAACGGCCTGATATTTATGTTCTTCCGGGATTCCACGCTTAATCCGCTTCTCACGGCATTTTTCGCTGTATTGTGGGGGATTCTCGGGGTTTACCTTATCTATTACTCCCTGAGCTGGGCGGTTGAGCAGTTTCCGGATATGGTGCGGAGGAGGGTGCTGCCGTATATTTTTGTAGGACCTGCAGTTATTGTTCTTGGATGGCTGCTGGTGCTTCCGGCGCTGCGCACCTTTTATTTAAGCTTTTTTAATGCATCTTCTGATAAGTTCGTCGGTCTCGGCAACTACATTGCAATCTTCAGCGACCGGCTGCTCGCGACGGCTTTGCGTAACAACCTGCTGTGGGTATTCGTCGGAACCTTGTTCTGCGTGGCTTTTGGGCTGCTGATTGCCATTCTTGCAGACCGGAGCAGTTATGAGCGGATTGCAAAATCGATTATTTTCATGCCGATGGCCATCTCTTTTGTGGCCGCTGGCGTTATTTGGAAGTTTGTGTACTACTATCAGCCGGGAGATGAGCAGATCGGTCTCCTGAACGCCATCGTCACCGCTTTCGGCGGTGAACCGCAGGCATGGGTTAGTCTGCTGCAACCGTGGAACAACTTTTTCCTGATTATGATCCTGATCTGGATGCAGACGGGATTTGCGATGGTGATCTTTTCGGCCGCAATCAAAGGGGTGCCCGAGGATATTCTGGAGGCGGCCAGGGTGGACGGTGCCGGGGAAATCCGGATTTTCTTCAAGATCATCATTCCATTCATCTCGACAACCATTCTTACCGTCACGACCACGATTATCGTGTTTACGCTGAAAATTTTCGACGTGGTCATGGTCATGACAGGGGGCCAATATGGCACCGAGGTGGTAGCGACGCAGTTTTACCGACAGTTCTTTATGTACCGGAATTTCGGTTACGGCTCAACCCTGGCCATCGTGCTACTGATTGCCGTTCTTCCTGTGATTTACTTCAACCTACGTCAATTCCGCAAGCAGGGGGGATTTTAA
- a CDS encoding ABC transporter substrate-binding protein yields MRKAAKSKMSLVMVLLLSFVMILSACGGSGEAGPTTEPPAPSNNSNEGNKDTGTDAAEGSPLEKALKGEYKGTKVTMYGPFVDVDQKKFEESIKDFEEKSGIDIQYEGSKEFEATINVRVDGGNAPDIADFPQPGLLASIAKTGKVIDLTSVLDQDKLKGNYNQSWLDMSMMDGKDGKIMTGIWNRSNVKSLVWYPKKQFEEAGYKVPETWDEMMQLTEQIAKDGDPAWAIGIESGAATGWPATDWIENIMLRTTTPENYDKWVKGELPFTSPEVKNAFEIMSKIWMNPDYVYGGNKSIVTTSFGDAVKPMFDNPPKAWFNLLGNFITSFFPETAKVDEDYDWFYLPPIDEQYGKPVLVAGDIYAMFNDRPEVRAVMEFFTTGESIKTWIQSGGVIAPMNDASLDWYSSESDKRMAQLVQDATTLRFDGSDLMPGKVGAGTFWKGMTDYVSGTATMDEVLEQIQSGWKN; encoded by the coding sequence ATGAGAAAAGCTGCAAAATCCAAAATGTCACTGGTGATGGTGCTCCTGTTATCCTTTGTAATGATACTGAGCGCCTGCGGAGGATCGGGTGAAGCGGGACCTACAACAGAGCCACCGGCGCCAAGCAATAACAGCAATGAAGGGAACAAGGATACGGGTACGGATGCAGCTGAGGGATCGCCGCTAGAAAAAGCGCTTAAAGGGGAGTACAAAGGCACAAAGGTAACGATGTACGGGCCTTTTGTGGACGTGGACCAGAAGAAGTTCGAGGAAAGCATTAAGGACTTTGAGGAAAAAAGCGGCATTGACATCCAGTATGAGGGCTCGAAAGAGTTTGAAGCTACGATCAACGTCCGCGTAGACGGAGGAAACGCTCCGGATATCGCCGACTTCCCTCAGCCCGGCCTACTGGCTTCAATCGCCAAAACCGGCAAAGTCATCGACCTGACCAGTGTGCTGGACCAGGACAAATTGAAAGGCAACTACAACCAAAGCTGGCTTGATATGTCCATGATGGACGGCAAAGACGGTAAAATTATGACCGGTATCTGGAATCGCAGCAACGTGAAGAGCCTGGTCTGGTATCCGAAGAAGCAATTTGAGGAAGCCGGTTATAAGGTTCCTGAGACTTGGGATGAAATGATGCAGCTTACCGAGCAGATTGCCAAGGACGGCGATCCGGCGTGGGCAATCGGGATCGAGAGCGGAGCCGCTACAGGCTGGCCGGCGACAGACTGGATTGAAAATATTATGCTTCGTACGACCACACCGGAAAATTACGACAAGTGGGTGAAGGGAGAGCTTCCGTTCACTTCACCGGAAGTCAAAAACGCATTTGAAATCATGTCTAAAATTTGGATGAATCCTGATTATGTATACGGCGGCAACAAATCTATCGTTACCACATCATTCGGGGATGCCGTGAAGCCGATGTTTGATAATCCGCCTAAAGCCTGGTTTAACCTGTTGGGCAACTTTATTACAAGTTTCTTCCCGGAAACCGCCAAGGTGGATGAAGACTATGACTGGTTCTATCTGCCGCCGATTGATGAGCAGTATGGCAAGCCGGTGCTCGTAGCAGGTGATATTTACGCCATGTTCAACGACCGTCCGGAAGTCCGTGCGGTAATGGAGTTCTTCACAACCGGTGAATCCATTAAGACATGGATACAGTCCGGTGGCGTCATCGCCCCAATGAACGATGCTTCGCTCGATTGGTATTCCTCTGAATCCGACAAGCGGATGGCGCAGCTTGTACAGGATGCAACGACCTTGCGTTTTGACGGCTCGGATCTGATGCCGGGTAAAGTAGGTGCGGGCACGTTCTGGAAGGGGATGACCGACTACGTGAGCGGAACGGCCACTATGGATGAAGTGCTGGAGCAAATCCAATCCGGCTGGAAGAACTGA